One genomic region from Macrobrachium rosenbergii isolate ZJJX-2024 chromosome 1, ASM4041242v1, whole genome shotgun sequence encodes:
- the LOC136840710 gene encoding uncharacterized protein: MKIKAPYHHKLDEILADSSKFQRITKNPVDDIKRDANRIIETINAASNAPQLMLIVGDYDLGYIYGNVQTHKPGNRLRPIISQIPAPTYQIAKKLNTILIPYIPDDHSLKSSAEFTEALRMTPLGGVMTSMDVESLFKNVPVDEKAQIILDSVYRDDPTPSIKHP; the protein is encoded by the coding sequence ATGAAGATCAAGGCACCATACCACCACAAGTTGGATGAGATACTGGCAGACAGCAGCAAATTTCAGAGGATCACTAAGAACCCAGTAGATGACATTAAGCGTGATGCTAATAGGATCATCGAGACTATCAATGCTGCTTCCAACGCCCCTCAGCTGATGCTGATCGTAGGGGACTACGATCTTGGCTACATATATGGGAATGTTCAAACCCATAAACCAGGGAACCGGTTACGTCCCATTATTAGTCAGATTCCTGCCCCTACATACCAGATAGCAAAGAAATTGAATACTATTTTGATTCCTTACATTCCAGATGACCACAGTTTGAAATCCTCTGCCGAGTTTACAGAAGCCCTGAGAATGACACCCCTGGGAGGAGTTATGACATCGATGGACGTGGAGTCCCTCTTCAAGAACGTCCCAGTGGATGAAAAAGCCCAGATAATTCTGGATTCTGTATATAGAGATGACCCCACGCCCTCCATTAAACATCCCTAA